Genomic window (Pongo abelii isolate AG06213 chromosome Y, NHGRI_mPonAbe1-v2.0_pri, whole genome shotgun sequence):
AAGTATCTTCTATAAACTAGGTTGGGGACAAACTGAATAGCCACATAAaggaatttacaagtggataattTATCACCAACCTCCAATGTCAgacaggaaacaataaaaataccagaacaaatcacaaggaagaagCTCCATGGCATCTCTGTAGGCAATGATGGTCTCAAAGTGACTGCAAGAGCACAGTAAACACCATCAGAAATAGAGGATGTAATCATATCAAACTAAAGTGCTTCACCACAacacagaaaactaaagaaacagaagGGGCATCCTACAGGATGGGAGCAATGATTGGGTCACCATAGATCTGTTAATGGGTCAATATTCAAAGTACATAAGGAACTCCCCACAGCTCAATAGCTTGAAAACAAATGGGCAAAGGCTGGAATACTCATTTCTGAAACTAAGACATACAGTGGTCCAGAGGACACACTAAAAAGTCCTCATCATCCCCAAcccaccaggaaaatgcaaatcaaaacacaatgagatttcTTCTCACTTCAGTCAGAATGCCTATTttccaaaagacaagaaaaaaaaaaaagaaaaaagaaaaccctcatttctggtgaggatgcagagaaaaggaattccttgctcacttttggtgagaatgtaaattggtgcaggCATTACAAGAAGTTTTatgggttttatttaatataaacagtCTTCAAAAATCTACAGGTAGAACCacccaccatatgatccagcaaatcaAAATACCCGGGCACGCCCACAAGTACACAGATCAGTATGTTGAAGGTGTGCATGCACCCATGCAAGTATTGTTGCACTCATTACATTTTCCCTAGAGCCAAAATAACggaagcaacctgagtgtccCTCAATTgatgagtggattaaaaaaatggggTAAATACACCTATGCGGAATGGAAAAATGTAATGcaataataaataaggaaatcctgccaGTTGTGACAATGCGTGTGAATCTGCTGAATGTGTGCATGCCATTTTGTTAAGTCACATAAGCCAGGTATCTGAAAGGCAACTAGCACATGACCTCATTCttataagaaattgaaaaagcGGACTTCACAGAGGTAGTGACTCCGAAGGCGGGGGTGAAGAGGGTGCACTGAGGAGATGCTGGATCAAGAATTCATATTTCTAGTTAGAAAGGAGGGAtaggtcaaaaatattttcttcagcctGCTGACTATAACTGGTGATAATGTATTCTTTCTCTAACAAAATTCTAAGACAGTGCATGTCAAGTTTTTTCACAACAAAAATGACAAGTATGTGAGATCACGCATATGTTGATTAGCTGGATGTATCCAATGCATAATATATATGACCTTTTGAACAACACTCCttatgttataaatatgtatcatttcatATGACAGTTTcaaataaacatacaatttttaaaacgccttaagagaataaatgtcaataaactattttattataaagcgGTGCTTTTCATTTCTATCAAAGTCTTTTTCATGACACAGGAAAGAATGCAACATCGTTTGGTAagttaaggaaaaatatatatgtgcacatatatatatatataaatttataaatatgaaaatcgcAATGAATGCTGACGATGAGTTGAAAGATAGAAATTAGAGGCACGGAGACTACAGTCCATGAATTGAAACCTTCACTGCATGTTTGAAAAGAAGACGTGAGGaggtagaagaaaaaagcaaaaaactcaaAGCCATGCCAGGGCCATGGGTCACACCTGTCATTccggcactttggtaggctgaggtgggaggattgcctgcactcaggagttccagaggagCCTGGGGCAACATGGGCCCATATCCAAAAAGTAATCAATTGCTAAATTAATACATAGCTGGGAAGGGTTGCATGCACCTCTAGTGCCAGCTGTGTGAGAGTCTGAGTTGAGAGGATCACATGGGTGTGTGGTGTCTGGGATGCAGTGGGCTAAGACCCTGGGGCTGCTGTCCAACCTagaagacagagtaagacccattctcggaaaaccaacaaaaaaagagtcaCATTCGGCAAATTAAAACTACGTAGTGTGAGgagaatcaaaataaatgaaacatcattAGAGCCTACGCGATCCGATGGAGGAAACCAGCTTTCACATAATAACAGCGCCAGATGGGGAGAACAATAAGAAAGGGCAGAGAGAACACTGTAAGTAATAATACACCAAACTCCCCAAATGActtaaaagacataaatgtaaaaagagTGCTCCTTTTCCATTCAAAGCCCTTAATAAcaagtgcaagtgtctttttctgaATCCCTGACATGCATTCAGCTAGCCTGAACCTCTTGGTGAAGTTCCCAGACCACGATGTGCCCTTTCTATAtgctctcattttcttatttcctatcACTTATCTGTAGCAGGTCATAACGAATCATGATTGTTTGACATTCTTTGACACAATGAATAATTCAGgtatgagttcattaaacaatAGTTTATGACATGTCGTGAAGAAATTCTGTACGCATGATGTTGGTTAAAAGATAATACAAAACTGAAATGGAGGAAGAAGAACATTTTCTACGTTTCATCATCGTGCTTGTGTTTACGCAGCATGTATCTACGAACTATAGCTGCCTGCTGGAAAATCATCTGACACAATCACTTGAAAGTTCTCCTTCCGCTTGGGAGACCACAGGCATACCCACTTTTTCACTTTTCCACCTTTTCGATACACTGAGCGGGATGAGTGGAATCCATGGGACTTTTGGCTTTGCTGCAATgctcagtatttgtttttaacaCTGTCATTGCTAGATTGGCCTGAAATAAACCGTTCATTATGGCTCACAAAAAGAACTCATCTCTTTCAGCTCAGAGTCTTTCAAAGAGGAATTTCATCCAGACATTCTGAAGTCTGACGCCACTGCCAAGAGATTCAGAATTACAAACTAAATTCAGATAGAGAACAGAAAGGTAGATGATACAGACGGAGAGAGtgtggtggggaaggaagggaaagaagaaaggaagggtgtaaaggaaaggaaggaagaaaggaagggagagagagtgacagaTGTTCAAAGACACAGATACAAATTCTAGCATGGTTGTAGAGATAGGCATGTACAAATTACCGCAGGTAGTGTGGAAAAATATGGGGAGACACAGGTGGAGTCAGAGGAAAGATACAAACCCACGCAGAGAAATAAACATACACAACTACAAacacactaaaaactacaaacacACACTTGGTACTTTAAACATGAAAAAGACCCTGACAGTAGATGTAACAGAGGTGTTTCAGAGTTACTGAGGCAGAATACAAATCCGTCAGTACCCTTAGCGTTTGTGGCCCATGTGCACGGATATTCAGTGGAAGAAGCGTTAGACAGCCTGTACAATTCAGCACCATTCAGCACCATCTCTGATAATACCAAAACAATGGTATTATCAGTGTGCCCAGGAGCAGGGGCAAAACTGGGCTATAGATTTTCAAAGCTCAACTGCTGATACCGAGCAGGAGGTGTGGAATGCGTATTGAAGGCAGTACAACAGATTCATGAACTTTGACTGTCAAACCTTCCTCCCTGAAACAACATAGCTCTTCTCACAGAAGCTGTGCCGACCAGAGTACATATGGGACAGGAATGTTAGCACTCTACTAGTGTGTGGCCAACATGGATGCTCATGTTGGAACTGTTTTTTCTGGGAACCGGGAAGAAAGTTCTGCCGCCGACACTGAAATCCTCCTCACCCATCAGTGACACAGGCAACCCCTCGTCTTGTGCATAGACACAGGTGTTCATGGGAAGCCGCCACCCACCCGTGAATGAAAACTGTATGTGTTGTCCTCCTGTGTGAGGCTTGCAACACATACTGTGCAACTATCTGCTCTTTACATTATTAAACTTAGGCAAAGTATGCTGAAAAGGCCACAGAAAATCAGAGGGCCCTGGGCTCCAGAAACAATCTGCAGTGCCAATCACTGGGGAGAATAGAGCCTCACTAGAGTTTGCAAGAGCACAAAATGCACTCGTAATGTTGGTAGCTACATACACTACTGGTTCCTCACCTAACATACAATCGTGGAGAAAAGCTTAACCCAACTAAAGATGTAAACATCAACAAGAGCGTCCATATCCTGTGTCATCAAGTGACAAGACAGTCCATGCGTGGATTCCCCAGCAATCTTATATTCCACAAATCCAACCCCTTTCCCCGCACTTCTGCCAGTCTGTGTTTTCCCTTAGTCATCTACGCCAAAAAGCATATCCTGAATGCTTTCCCGCATGCCTCTGTCACCTTTCCCACAGTCCCTCCATACACCTTACCTGCCCATTTCTTCTCACGTTGATGTGTGAGAAGTTCTGAGGGGCTGATTGTCCCAGAAAAGGATTATGCATTCACCTTTAAAAGAACGTGAATTCAACAAGAAAGGGAACTTCAAGATTTCCATCATCCTGTGCTTATCTATTGTGTATGATGATACCCAAAATGAAGGATTTTAGAGGTCCCAGCAAACTGGGCTGTGGAAACCTTAACCCCTTTCCTTGAACTACTTCTGCTTCCATAGGACAAAGTAAGTTTCCAACTAAGCTGTCTTTTGCTTTGACCTCCCCAACTCTGTCCTGTAGGAAGAATCCCaacacattccacacccattcactCCACAATTTTAGAGGCCCAGCTCCAACACAGACGGGTCAgttccatgaagaaaataaagcatattgaTTGATCAATTCAATATGACACCCAAATCCAGGGGAtaaacgtacacacacacacagaaacaaacacacacacacacagtcaaacaTTCTTGAGAATATTTATTTGGCATTCCATACAATCCAAGTTTACCCCCTTTTCCTGTCTGATTTTTTTGTGACTGGGTCGGTTTTTCCTTTACTTCCTGGGCATAAGACCATGCTGAGTACTGACATCCTGCATACGGTAGTAACTTTTTAGGAGTTCTGCTGTTTTAAGTAAGGTCCGATGCTCCCTCACAGTCAACTCAACATCTGGGAGTCCCCTAGAGAAACACAAACGCATGTCAAAACGCATTTCTCTCAGCCatactttgaaatgttttaattgcAGGGCCCGCTGAGAAAAGGATATCCCTTCCCCATTTGTGATCTCTTAAACTTCCTCCTACCATGGGTTACAAACTGTTCTCCGCAATACCTGCCCCATTCCCAGTACTCTCTGTGAGGGGAGTCAGCTAACAAGATGCATTGTACACTAAAAGCACACAGAAATCTGATGCGGCAATAGCTCAAGGAAATCCATCAATCTAAACAATCCTTTGCGGTCTAGGACAGGGATGACCAGGAGGCACATTCAGGGAGCCCAATCTCATGGAGTAGGTAGGATGACTGCCGCTGGGGTTGACGGCCATGGAATCAAGGGCTACAGATTGAAGTGAATGATTTTCAGCTTCACTTCTCAGTGATTCTGGAAATGGACTATGCTCCCCTGGGCTTAAGACTCACAGCTATAACCTGCCTTGCAGTGCAGTCTCTAATCTGCCTTTTTCAGCCCAATGCCATGAATGTCCTGGATTCTGTCACTCTCTCTCGTCCTCTCAAGGAATTTCTACATATAGGAAAGCAGCCTCAATTTCTACATTTCTGAAACGAGCGTCCAGGCTCCCTGAATAGGCAGGTGTGTCAACCCCCTCATAGTGGGCATCAAACAGCTCCAGTTCCAACTGAACGGCTCACCTGAAATCTCTGTTCCCTCTTCAGGTGGCTTCATCCTCTTGTAGTACGGCAGGGGATTGCGCCACAGGTCCTTACATAGGATCTGTCAGGGGAATCAATCGGCAAACGCCTCATCAGGGCTCAGACTGGTGACCCAAACAGGTGGGAACACACCAGGGTCATTGCTGATGTTTCCCAGTGAGGACCCACCTCAGCAATCCTATTAGATCCTGCGAAGTTGTGGTCAGAAAACCAGTTGAAGAAGTTAAGGCTGCTGTTGTGGTGTCTGCGGCGATAGGCCTCAACTTCATAATCTGGATGCcactgaattggagtggaatgagaagcCCTGtattctacagagacagaaagttttGTGGGAAGGGGACTGGATCACGTTGgcaatgatccacccaccatctTCCTTCCACTACCCATCCTGGGAGCCACCTGTCACCTGTGATGTTCACCAGATATTCCTTGGTAATCACTTTATTCTGGAAGTAGGGGTTACTCCGAAAGAACAACATGATCCTGCAGAGATGAACGGGATGCTTCACTTCTTCCACCTGTCAGGACAAGGTGGAGAAAGTTTAAATACCTTTTTGGGTGAGGTGCCAACTGTTGCTCACAGGAACCAATTATTTCCCTTACCCTCCCCCACTAAACCCTCTAGCCTCAGTCTTGCTGTCCTCACCTCCAAGTTGATCATGTAGCTCAGCATGTCTTCATCTTGGTCAGTGATCAGGGCTGACATCTGGGGGTGGTTTGCAATCTGATTTAGGTCAAAGAGCCTTTACATTTACATACGGTGGAAGGAGAAGCTAGGAGCAACAGGGAAGAAGGCCTAAGAGCACCCAGAGGCTGGGGTAGGGGATTTCTCAGATCTGCTTCCACGTATATGACCTCCTTTCGCCTCCCCCTACCCCTAAAATAAGGCCCCTTGGCTTCACAGAGGGTGTATAATTCTGAGGCTGACTGCACTGACATGCGGAGGTGCGATTTGCAGAGACTTGCTGGTGTCTGAGGAGTGGCAGAATCTGCTTATAGCCGAAGACGCCCAGTCCCAGATCGGACTAGAAAGGGGGAGCAATCACACTGCCTTAAAAATAGCTTGATGCACACAAAAACCTATTCTGGTCTGAACTCGCTTCTGTTCTTCAAAAACATGCCCCAAACGTCTGCTGCTCGGCATCACCAAGGGTTTCTCTGCCGCACGCAGGAAAATAGTACCCACGCCTGCTGCAGTTTTCCCTAGCCACATTTGTCCGGGGCAACTCACCTTTGTTCCCCAAAGGTGGCGTCACATCGATGCCAAGCTGCCCATAAGTTACTTACACTTCCCCGAGAGCACCTCTCCACcagaaaggcagaagaaacacTGAGAAGGATACAACATTGGCCCAGAAGCCAGGGACGCTCTGGATGACCGCGCCTCTGCAGTCTAGGTGGGCCTTGCGCCTCCGCTCCATCTTTTCCCTCTGCCGAGAAAAGGCCTTCCTGGCTTGGGCATTAACCGGCCCCAGCTCCACCTGAACGGCCAGCAGCTCCTCCAGTGCAGACTCTGGGGTCATGggcccagggccaggctgtgccCGCTGGGCCTCCTCCTGCGGCTCCACGAGGCCCTCCTCCTgggccaccacctccacctccgccaTTATGTCATCCAACACCAGCACCGCCTCCTCCCCCAAAGCCACCTGCTCACTCTCCACCCCGGCCGCCCCCTCCTGTACAGCCTCCATCCTGAAGACGGTGCCCTCCTCCGCACTCCCACTGAGCAAGGCCTATGCTGCCCGAACCGAGCCACACGAACCCGGCCGCAGCCTTTATTGCACCCAGTGGGTCAGCGGGCCCTCAGTGCGCATGCGCGGGGCTCCCGGGCGCCCCCTAATGGACTGCGCGGGAAGAGCGCGGGGAGCCGCGCTGCGACCGCCTTCCTCCCATGCTGGCCAATGAATGGGAGGGCGGTGGGCGTCTCCCTGGGCGGCACAGCCACTGGTGGGCCTGCATCTCCAACTCCCCCTAACGCCAACTCCTCTCCCCAAACCTCCTCCGAGAAGCCCTTGGAGCTTGTGCCCGGTAGCTCGGCATCCTGGGACAGACGGGCTGCGTGGCATTTGGAATTGTGGGCACGGCAGCCCTGTGTCCTGACATCCTGAGTGTGGCAAGCCATGAAAATCTCTATGTGTCATGAACACATGAAACATCTCTCTTCGTTAGGCAGGCCAGCTGGATGGTACGGAAGCAATACTGCAGATCCAGAGAACTCTCTCTGGTTGCTGGGGCCAGGTTGACAGGGGCGGCCTAGGGGAAGTGAGTCGGGCCGGGCACGTGGGAGGAAAGTGGCCTCCTTGTGCTAAGGTGAAATTGATCTGTTGTAGAGGCCAGAACCCCGGCACACACTATCGCAGGTCGAGGCAAATACAGGCTCTGCGTACCATGCTTCCTCCCTGAGGATGCTGCAGTCCAAGGAGCATTCCAAAGGGCCTCTTGTCCTATGCCCTGGGCACACCAGAGGCCGGCCGCCAGGGTTGGCCATTGATGACTTGCGCGCACGGTGTTTTGCAATGCCTTGCCGACCCAGAGGCTCCCGCACCCGCTGCAGTGGCTGCGGTGCCTGCTGGTGGTGCTCTGCAGGCCCAGGGCCTGGGCCTCTGGCTCCTGAGCTCCTGTGCACAGTTGAGCCTGCGGGGGAGCCGAGCCCTGTGGCCATTGCAGGATCTGCGGGTCCAGCGGAGCTCCTCAGGAAACCTGGGTCCACGTGGGTGTGGGACTAGGTTCTCAGCAGGGCGATGCCCGT
Coding sequences:
- the LOC129053386 gene encoding testis-specific Y-encoded protein 3-like isoform X2, whose protein sequence is MEAVQEGAAGVESEQVALGEEAVLVLDDIMAEVEVVAQEEGLVEPQEEAQRAQPGPGPMTPESALEELLAVQVELGPVNAQARKAFSRQREKMERRRKAHLDCRGAVIQSVPGFWANVIANHPQMSALITDQDEDMLSYMINLEVEEVKHPVHLCRIMLFFRSNPYFQNKVITKEYLVNITEYRASHSTPIQWHPDYEVEAYRRRHHNSSLNFFNWFSDHNFAGSNRIAEILCKDLWRNPLPYYKRMKPPEEGTEISGDSQMLS
- the LOC129053386 gene encoding testis-specific Y-encoded protein 3-like isoform X1; translated protein: MEAVQEGAAGVESEQVALGEEAVLVLDDIMAEVEVVAQEEGLVEPQEEAQRAQPGPGPMTPESALEELLAVQVELGPVNAQARKAFSRQREKMERRRKAHLDCRGAVIQSVPGFWANVIANHPQMSALITDQDEDMLSYMINLEVEEVKHPVHLCRIMLFFRSNPYFQNKVITKEYLVNITEYRASHSTPIQWHPDYEVEAYRRRHHNSSLNFFNWFSDHNFAGSNRIAEILCKDLWRNPLPYYKRMKPPEEGTEISGEPFSWNWSCLMPTMRGLTHLPIQGAWTLVSEM